The sequence GACCTTTATCTATGCCCTTGGTCAGCAAGGTTGTCATTACCGCGTCGGCGCGCTGCTGCGAGAGCGCCTTGTTGTGCTGCGCATCGCCGCTGTTGTCGGTATGGCCTTCGATCGCCAGCTTGAGGGCGGCATCCTGCTTCAGCAGCTTGGCGATTTCGTCCACTGCGTTCAAGCCATCCGGCTTGAGCTGCGCCTTGTCGTTGTCGAAATTGATGTACAGCGCGACATGGCCTTGTGCGTTCAATGCGCTTTGCATGGCGTCCGCCGTCACAAACGCAACCTGCTGTTTCATCGCCTGTTCTTCGATTGCCGTGATTTGCGTCGATGTGCTGCTGCTGGTGACGGCAATCCAGACATTCCTCTCCGGTGTCCGGATCAGATAGACATCATAGGCGTTGACGTAGTCCTTGAGGCCAAGCTTGTTGACCACGATATCGCCGACGTCGCCGCCATTTGCAGCGACAAGAATCGGATCGCTCGGCAGCGCCGTATTGACCTTGACGCCGCCCAGCGCCTTGATGGCGCTCTCGTAATTACGCTGCGCTGCCAGCTGGCTCAGTTGCGCATCCGAATTACGGAAGCGGCGGCTCTCGATACGGCCCTCGACCGCCTGTAGCTGATCGCCGGCGATGACATAGGCACGGTCGAAAGCCGACTTGTCGCTGAAGCGATCGCCATCGGCCAGTCCTTGCGGCCAATCGAGGTAAGGAAAAGGTGGCAATACGACGGATGAAAGCGGGATGCTATCGATGTCGAACACAGCTTTGGTCGGCTTGCTCGCCGCTGCCGCGGCAAGCGCCGGAGCCGGTGCAGCACTGACGGCTGCAGCTGCTTGCGGTTGCGGTGTCTCGCTGTTGCGCTTGCAACCCAGGAGCGGGATCGAAAGACATAAGGTCAGGCCAAGTGCGAGTTTAAATTTTGGGGACATGTTCTGGCAGGCGCTAATCATCACAAGGGATAGGAGGCGAATCTGTTCCGGAAAAACAGGGCTGATAGAGAGAATGCCAATATTGTAAATTGGCAATATTATTGCCAATGCATATATCCTGGAAGCCATGCGAAAAATAAAGGGTATCGCGTCGATACATTCTGAATGAGAGGGCGTGGGCAATAAAGCGAAGCTGACCGACGGCTGTGCTCCTCCAGGTCGGCAGTAGACTCCCTCAGCAGTGTTAATTCTTGCAAAATTTATCGATTATCGATATTTGCCGTTTGGCAATTAAAGCCGCCAGCGGTTATGATTGAATGTGATTTTTATCAACTAGCATTTCAGTACTAAATATTGTTAGAATAATATTTTTTTGGCAGTTCAATTCCGGGGGGGCGCATGAGTAGCTTGCTTCAATCCCTGTCCGCCTTGATCCAGGGCCGGCAGAACAATCGTATTCTTCGGCTGACCTTCCCGCACGACGATGCTCCACAGGCCCAGTTGCTGGTCAACAAGCTCGATGCCGTCGAAAGCCTGTCGCGGGATTATGAGTACAGCGTGGAATTACTGTCGGATGACGCCGAGCTGGCCCTAAAGGATTTGCAAGGAAAACTGTTCTGCGTGGAACTCGTTAGAGCCGACGGCAGCCTGCGCTACTTCACCGGATATTGCTTCGAATTTAGCCTTTCGCGCACCGACGGGAACATCACTTTCTATCATGCCAAGCTGGCGCCATGGACCCAGTACCTGCGCCTGCGTAAAGATAACCACATCTTCCACGGCAAGACCCTGCGCGAACAGATCGACAGCATCTGCGCCGATTACGGCACCTTGCCGGACTGGGATTATCGTGTCGGCGGCACTGATCCGATCATGACGGACGCCATCCAGTTCGATGAGAGCGACCATAACTACGTCCACCGTCGTCTGGAAGCCGCCGGTCTGCTGTACTACTACGAGCACACCGACAAGGGCCATAAACTGGTCATTACTGATGACTCCACTCAGGCTGCAGCCATCGACGGTGGCGAAGAGATCCGCTTCCAGCGCCGTGGCGGCGCTACTGAAGAAGACGGCATCGGCGAGTTCTCCCCGGTGCGGCAGATCGTTCCCGGCTCTGTCTCGCTGTCCGGTTTTAACTTCAAGAGCCCGGTGCCGATCAATGCCGGCGTGCCGACGGTGAATAAGCAGGGCGATGTATTGGATGTCGAATCCTATGAATATACGGGCGCCTATGGTGTGAAAGGCAGCCAGGATGCGGATCAACTGTCGCGCCTGCACATGGAAGAGATCGAAGCGGCTGGTAAGCACTTTGACGCAGCAGGGAATAATCGCTATGTACTGCCTGGGCGCTGGTACCGCCTGAGCGGCCACTTCAGTTATAAAGAGTCGGACAAGAATGAATTCCTGATCATCTCGGTCCATCACATCGCCAGCAATAACTACCTGCAGCAGGCCGACCAGAAGACCGAGTACCGTAACGAGCTGACCTGCCTGCGCAAGACCATTCCCTGGCGCCCAGGCCGCAGTTTTAATAGCGTCAACACCAAAATTCTCTCGCCGCAGACCGTCACGGTAGTCGGTCCTTCCGGCCAGGGCAGCGTTCATACCGACGAGTATGGCCGCATCCGTGTCCAGTTCCACTGGGACCGCATCGGCAACAACGATGAGCGCAGCTCGGCCTGGGTGCGAGTTGCCAGCTCTTGGGCAGGTGGTGAACTAGGTGCCAAATCGATTCCGCGGGTGGGCTCGGAATGCCTGGTCCAATGGCTTGATGGTAATCCTGACCGTCCTATCGTCACCGGCAGCGTCTATAACCAGAGCAACATGCCGCCGTGGAAGCTGGCAACCCAGCAATCGCTGATGGGTTTCAGGAGCCGTGAGCTGACGCCTGAAGGCGGCAATCAAGCTGGAGGGCGCAGTAACCACTTGATCCTGGACGATACCAACGAAAAAATCCAGGCACAGCTGAAAAGCGATCATCAGCAAAGCCAGCTGAGCCTGGGCAGCATTACCCGGATTGAAGATAATGCGGGGCGCAAGGATGCGCGGGGCGAGGGCTGGGAGCTGAGGACAGACGGTCATGGCGTGGCGCGTTCTGCCAAGGGGATGCTGATCACCACCGAGGCCAGAAACAACGCGGCTTCGCATATCAAGGATATGGGCGAGACGGTCAGCCGGCTGACTGCTGCCCGCGATCAGCACGAGTCCCTGGCGGATGCTGCGCAACAGGCTGGAGCGCAGGACAAGGAGGGAATGCAAGCCGATATCGCAGAAACACTAAAAGCACAGAATGATGCAATCAAGGGAAGCGGTACAGGCGACGAGGGTGGTTTCCCTGAGCTGTCGGCGCCGCACCTGGTGCTGACCAGCCCCGCGGGCATTGAATCCACGACTAGCGGCAGCACCCATATTTCCAGCGGCGAACACACCGCCATCACGAGCGGCAAGAGCCTGTCGATTGCCAGCGGCGACGGTATGTTTGCCAGCGTTGCAAAAACCTTCCGCCTGATGGTGCAAAAAGCTGGCATGAAGATGGTCGCTGCTGCCGGCGACATCGATGTAAAGGCTTTGTCAGACAGCATCAATCTATTGGCAAAACTGAATATCACTCAAACTGCTAATCGCATCACGATCTCCGCCAAAGAGGAGGTGGTCATCAACGGCGGCGGCAGTTACGTCAAGCACAACGCCGGCGGCATCGAATACGGTACCAATGGCCCGCATGTGGTGCATGCCGCCAGCCGCAGTTGGCCAGGGCCACAAAGCCTGCCGCTCAAGACCCAGCCGGATATCTGCGTCAGCTGCATGCAGGAGGCCAATCAACAGGCCTCTACGCTGACCAAGCGTCTCTGAATGGTTATCCCATGAGCGCTCCCCCATCCTATGCAACTCTTGATTCGGCAGAATTTGCCCTGCCGCATGATCCGCAGCAGTTTCTGGGTGAAGCCGCGCACGCGATAAGCCACGATTTGCGTATCCTGCTGCAACCGCTGCGAGCAACCTCATGCTATGCACTGGTCAACGCCGGTCAATGCAAGCCAGGCAGCATCGCCAAACTGATTGCGGAGCACGAAATTGACGCCGAGCCCTTGTTCGCACATACCGCGGATGATGCTCACGTCGATCAGGGACCATGGCTATTACGCTTGCCGGAGCGTTCCTCGGACGCCTTGTTGCTGCGCCTGGCCAACGATGTCGGCACTAGCCAGGCGCTAAGCGTGATCGCCAGTCCGCTGCGCAATCACGTGCTGTGCGGCCATTTGCGCAGCTGGTTCAACGGCTTGCTGGAAGATAAGTCGCAAGTCCTGATGCGTTATTTCGATCCGCGCATTGGCCTGGACATGGTGCAATGCTGGCCGCGGCCGGTGCGCCAGCAATTCTTGAGCGCTATGCAATGGTGGGTAAGTTGGGACCATCTGTTCACGCCACGGATCCTGCACGGGATTGCACAACCGCAGCCGGCTGAGTTAAGCGAGCCGCTCGCAATCAATACAGAGCTGCAGTTGGCCCTCGATCGATTGAACCATGCCGAACGGCTGCAGGCGCTGATCCTGAAAGAAGATACCGATCCCGGCGAGCTCGACCACATAGCACAGCCCTTGTTGCGCGTGATCGCTCATATGCAACTGCAGCGGGCTGCAGAGATGGATTTGAACGCGTGGAGCTACCAGCGTTTGCTGGTAGCGCTTGGCTTGCGGATGCACCCGCAAGCTTGCGATGAGCCGCGGCTGAATGCCTTGCTGCGGACCTGCGCGGCTGAAAAAGAATCGATTGCTGCCGCTATCGGGCGTATGCCCGCGGCTTATTGGGAGGAGCTGCAGGCTGCTGCGCCGCGCAGCCTGGCGCTCCTCTCTGAAAACATACTGGCCCCGTTACGCGAGCGCCGTGCTGGAAATCCATCCAGCCATGCGCTGGCGTCATTGGCTTAACACTTTTATCCGGACTCCTCATGGCAGATATATCTTCAAGCGTCGCCAATGCCTCCAGCGGCAAAAACCAAGCCCCCGGCGTGACCGAGTGCGAAAAAGATCCGCCTATCAGTGCCGTCATTCTATACCCTAGCCTCGGTACGCCATTGATCCTGGCGCCCGGGCAAACCAAATGCAGCATATTCCTGGGCGCCGCAGCTGAAGCGCGCACGCATTTCACCATCGACGAAAAGACCAAGCAGGCGCACACCATCCATTGCGCGGTCGACCGCCATCTGCGCCTGTATGACATCAAGAAGAAGGGTACAAAGACCGATACCACTCAAGGCACGTTGTTTGGCGACGGCAAGTCCTTTACCAAGGCCAAAGCCGCCATCCACGGCTGGCTGGTCGGAGATTTCGCCGCTGGCGCTCTGATCAAGAACCGCCACGGCCAGCCGTTCGCCACGATATCGACTCAGGCGGCCGAGGTATATCGCGGACTGGCCAACGTCTACGAAATCGAAATTGATCTTACGCAAGCGCCGTTTGCCGAAATCGGCACCGCGGCTTTCAAGACGTTTGCCTGGATGGTGGAAATCGATGCGGAGCATGCACGTCATCAAGAGTATCAGGGCGTCACCCATGTGGAAGGGCAGGACATGTACATCCACGATTTCCTGCACAACTCCAAGAATGCCGCCGCCAATCATTTTTCGAAGCCGTATGAATTCAATCTAGACCATCTGCAGGCCACCGGCCTACCGGCGCAGAGAGCGGAGCGGCTGATGAGCTGGCATCCGGTAATTCGTAGCGAGAAAAAGGCACTCAATATAGGGCACCTGTCGGATGTGCACGTAAATGTACGCCACAATGCGTTGGCGCAATCCCCGGCGCGCGTGATTGAAGACGATGCCGCTGGCTCATTGGCAGACAAGGTGGGTGGCAAGGTCTGTAACAGTTTCATGGCCCTAAAGGATTTGTTCGAACAGTTTGGCAAGGGCGAAAACCGTGCCGATGCCATTTTCCTGACCGGCGACCTGATTGACTTCAACCGTAATATCGATCCGGACAAGGTCGGCGCATCGATCGGCGAGCAATGGAAGAATTTCAACGTGCTCGGCAAACTCGACGACAAAAGCCTGTACAAGCGCGGCATGGACGATATGCTGATGTACAGCCTGGTGCGGCACTCTTACCGGGAATTGAAACTTCCGGTTTTCATGACAACTGGTAATCATGAGGCGTATGACGTGCCATATGGCGTCAGCCCGCGCGCCGACTCTAGTCTGAGCACCTGGGCCAACAAGATGGGGCGGCTTGAAGGAATGGCAGACGGCATGTCACCGGTGATGCCTACGATTAAGCGGGATGGATGGTGGTTTAGAAGCGCTCCGAGGGAAGAGCAGATCGCTGACTTGCGCAAGGATGTCGAGGCCGCCAGCGAGTGGATATCCGGCAAGGCCAACGAAGGGATCGCCGCCGACCACAACATGACCATTTATGAGGCGACACTGGCCTACGGTCCGACCTATGGACAGATTTACACGGCCAGGAATTTTCACGCGGACAATTTTGACTGGTTCAGCGCTTTGTTCACGCCGCTGTCAGATTTTGTCATCCCTTACGGCGCCAAGCCGGATGACCCGACGGGCAAAGATACAAGACAGATACTGTGCGGTCTGGAGTGGGGAAACGGCGAGGTCTACATCAACCTCAGCCTGGACAAAGTGAAAGGGATGGCTGGTGATAGGGTGTGGCGCCAAAGCAGCAGCCCTGATGCGCAAGGCAATACAGTATTGCCGCGCGCCACCCATTCGATCAATGATCAGCAGAAGCTGATCCTGAATTCTGCCGGACTATACAAGCAGCACTCCAACGCAAAGCTGCTGGTAGCAACGCACTTCACTATCATCAACTACAACAAGTCGCCGCTGAATGCCAAACTCAGCATCACGCCATTTGACCGAGTGCAGTCGGAGGGCGAGGTCCGTGTCGTAGATACGCCAGCCTTCAACGACGCCAACTTCGGGACTTGCGAGAAGAATCTGAAATGGTATTTCGATACCTTTATCTTTGTGGATGATACGCGGCGTGTCAATCACCACTTGTCTGGCCACAGTCACCGTTCCGGCTTGTATCGGCCGACGCCGGAAGACCGCCCCAACATGCTCAGGAGAGCTAATATTGCGAATGCGCGTGATCCTGGTCTGCACGGCGAGCAAAAAAGCTCTGATGACTGTACTAATTTCATCGTTAGCAGCTGTGGCGGACCGATCGGTGTGCAGAATCTGTATGGGGAACTCAATGGGTGGACCTTGCGTCCACCCAGCGGTACGTTGCTCGACGCTCAAAGTGGGCTGGTTAAGCAAGTCAAGACCAGTGATCCCAAAAAGAACACGCAGCCGCGTTTGTGTGTTGCGCTCGATTATCTTGCGGTCATGAGCCGAGACGATGACTCTATAACCGCCCCATTGGATTTCATGTGCGCTTCCTTCAAGCTAGGGCAAGCGAGTTTTGCCAGCGACGTTGATGTCACTCTTAGTGATCAAATGGCGGGATTAGCGTGTATTGCTGGAATAAATATATGGGTGTTTGTAGGAGGACGAGATGAGGAAACCGGTGATGCGATAAAAACTTGGCGCCGGCTTACGCCGTCTTTGTCGAGCGGATCAAAGCCATTATTTGGATCTTCCAATGGCAGTAAAAAGCGCCTGACGTTTAGCGCATCGGATATGAATACACTTGATAGTGCATTCCGGACCAACGGTGGGATGAAAATAGCACAAGCATTTTGTGAAGTTCAGTTGAAGAAGCCGAGCATCGCCGCTGGTCAGCCGAATTGGGGGGCGGATATGAATTGCAGCGATTCGTGGGTATTTCCTCTGGATATTCAATTTAGAATGACGCAGATGGGGACGATACCACTTATTGGCAGGCCCGCGGGGGAACGTGGTGAAGTGCCGGACTGGGGGTGGTTGTTTAAAAATTACCAAAGTGGTCCAGGAAATAGGTATCCGGACCCACAAAAAATTATTAAAGGTTGAACATGAAAATAATAACTTCACGGCGAAAATTTTTATGCCGTGTTGGCGTTTTTGCTTTTAGTCTAACCAACATAACAGGATGTGATGCCATGAGCAGCAAAAAACCAATTGGCGAATTTGGAAAAACATTTGACTATCTGCAAAATCCCGAGCTTCGTCAGAAGGAAAATGGCGACGCTCTGATAACGATAAACAATGCGTTATTTGGTAGTGCCGAATTTCATGCTTTGACATGGCGTAATATTCGTTTTGTTGATTGCGATTTTGCAAGTTCGTACGCCATTAAATTGAAAGGCAGCGAAGATCTTCAATTTGAAGGCT comes from Collimonas pratensis and encodes:
- a CDS encoding OmpA family protein; the encoded protein is MSPKFKLALGLTLCLSIPLLGCKRNSETPQPQAAAAVSAAPAPALAAAAASKPTKAVFDIDSIPLSSVVLPPFPYLDWPQGLADGDRFSDKSAFDRAYVIAGDQLQAVEGRIESRRFRNSDAQLSQLAAQRNYESAIKALGGVKVNTALPSDPILVAANGGDVGDIVVNKLGLKDYVNAYDVYLIRTPERNVWIAVTSSSTSTQITAIEEQAMKQQVAFVTADAMQSALNAQGHVALYINFDNDKAQLKPDGLNAVDEIAKLLKQDAALKLAIEGHTDNSGDAQHNKALSQQRADAVMTTLLTKGIDKGRLSASGRGADQPVADNGSDQGRAKNRRVELVKQS
- a CDS encoding metallophosphoesterase, whose amino-acid sequence is MADISSSVANASSGKNQAPGVTECEKDPPISAVILYPSLGTPLILAPGQTKCSIFLGAAAEARTHFTIDEKTKQAHTIHCAVDRHLRLYDIKKKGTKTDTTQGTLFGDGKSFTKAKAAIHGWLVGDFAAGALIKNRHGQPFATISTQAAEVYRGLANVYEIEIDLTQAPFAEIGTAAFKTFAWMVEIDAEHARHQEYQGVTHVEGQDMYIHDFLHNSKNAAANHFSKPYEFNLDHLQATGLPAQRAERLMSWHPVIRSEKKALNIGHLSDVHVNVRHNALAQSPARVIEDDAAGSLADKVGGKVCNSFMALKDLFEQFGKGENRADAIFLTGDLIDFNRNIDPDKVGASIGEQWKNFNVLGKLDDKSLYKRGMDDMLMYSLVRHSYRELKLPVFMTTGNHEAYDVPYGVSPRADSSLSTWANKMGRLEGMADGMSPVMPTIKRDGWWFRSAPREEQIADLRKDVEAASEWISGKANEGIAADHNMTIYEATLAYGPTYGQIYTARNFHADNFDWFSALFTPLSDFVIPYGAKPDDPTGKDTRQILCGLEWGNGEVYINLSLDKVKGMAGDRVWRQSSSPDAQGNTVLPRATHSINDQQKLILNSAGLYKQHSNAKLLVATHFTIINYNKSPLNAKLSITPFDRVQSEGEVRVVDTPAFNDANFGTCEKNLKWYFDTFIFVDDTRRVNHHLSGHSHRSGLYRPTPEDRPNMLRRANIANARDPGLHGEQKSSDDCTNFIVSSCGGPIGVQNLYGELNGWTLRPPSGTLLDAQSGLVKQVKTSDPKKNTQPRLCVALDYLAVMSRDDDSITAPLDFMCASFKLGQASFASDVDVTLSDQMAGLACIAGINIWVFVGGRDEETGDAIKTWRRLTPSLSSGSKPLFGSSNGSKKRLTFSASDMNTLDSAFRTNGGMKIAQAFCEVQLKKPSIAAGQPNWGADMNCSDSWVFPLDIQFRMTQMGTIPLIGRPAGERGEVPDWGWLFKNYQSGPGNRYPDPQKIIKG
- a CDS encoding type VI secretion system Vgr family protein, which produces MSSLLQSLSALIQGRQNNRILRLTFPHDDAPQAQLLVNKLDAVESLSRDYEYSVELLSDDAELALKDLQGKLFCVELVRADGSLRYFTGYCFEFSLSRTDGNITFYHAKLAPWTQYLRLRKDNHIFHGKTLREQIDSICADYGTLPDWDYRVGGTDPIMTDAIQFDESDHNYVHRRLEAAGLLYYYEHTDKGHKLVITDDSTQAAAIDGGEEIRFQRRGGATEEDGIGEFSPVRQIVPGSVSLSGFNFKSPVPINAGVPTVNKQGDVLDVESYEYTGAYGVKGSQDADQLSRLHMEEIEAAGKHFDAAGNNRYVLPGRWYRLSGHFSYKESDKNEFLIISVHHIASNNYLQQADQKTEYRNELTCLRKTIPWRPGRSFNSVNTKILSPQTVTVVGPSGQGSVHTDEYGRIRVQFHWDRIGNNDERSSAWVRVASSWAGGELGAKSIPRVGSECLVQWLDGNPDRPIVTGSVYNQSNMPPWKLATQQSLMGFRSRELTPEGGNQAGGRSNHLILDDTNEKIQAQLKSDHQQSQLSLGSITRIEDNAGRKDARGEGWELRTDGHGVARSAKGMLITTEARNNAASHIKDMGETVSRLTAARDQHESLADAAQQAGAQDKEGMQADIAETLKAQNDAIKGSGTGDEGGFPELSAPHLVLTSPAGIESTTSGSTHISSGEHTAITSGKSLSIASGDGMFASVAKTFRLMVQKAGMKMVAAAGDIDVKALSDSINLLAKLNITQTANRITISAKEEVVINGGGSYVKHNAGGIEYGTNGPHVVHAASRSWPGPQSLPLKTQPDICVSCMQEANQQASTLTKRL
- a CDS encoding DUF4123 domain-containing protein; amino-acid sequence: MSAPPSYATLDSAEFALPHDPQQFLGEAAHAISHDLRILLQPLRATSCYALVNAGQCKPGSIAKLIAEHEIDAEPLFAHTADDAHVDQGPWLLRLPERSSDALLLRLANDVGTSQALSVIASPLRNHVLCGHLRSWFNGLLEDKSQVLMRYFDPRIGLDMVQCWPRPVRQQFLSAMQWWVSWDHLFTPRILHGIAQPQPAELSEPLAINTELQLALDRLNHAERLQALILKEDTDPGELDHIAQPLLRVIAHMQLQRAAEMDLNAWSYQRLLVALGLRMHPQACDEPRLNALLRTCAAEKESIAAAIGRMPAAYWEELQAAAPRSLALLSENILAPLRERRAGNPSSHALASLA